From the Quercus lobata isolate SW786 chromosome 6, ValleyOak3.0 Primary Assembly, whole genome shotgun sequence genome, one window contains:
- the LOC115994035 gene encoding uncharacterized protein LOC115994035 → MEVAMDVEDDSFFADLSKQISLLIMDDDEEDPVANCPSVSLQNFSPAIQPPTQLPQFLYHEQTCKRESKGTGVFIPQLSQPRRKHRQGRLASYNTKSQRQPDNTRMVSQVSSKYSFKPKKV, encoded by the exons ATGGAAGTGGCCATGGATGTAGAAGATGATTCATTTTTTGCAGACTTAAGCAAGCAAATCTCTCTTTTAATCATGGATGACGACGAGGAAGACCCGGTTGCAAATTGTCCTTCAGTTTCTCTCCAG aatttttctCCAGCAATCCAACCACCTACACAATTACCTCAATTTCTTTATCATGAACAAACTTGCAAAAGAGAGAGCAAAGGAACTGGAGTTTTCATCCCCCAATTGTCACAGCCCAGAAGGAAGCACAGGCAAGGAAGACTTGCTTCTTACAACACAAAATCCCAGAGACAGCCTGATAATACTAGGATGGTTTCCCAAGTGTCTTCAAAGTATTCTTTTAAGCCAAAAAAAGTTTGA